From Daucus carota subsp. sativus chromosome 6, DH1 v3.0, whole genome shotgun sequence:
AAAAATGATATCAACTCATGCATATCTATTATTCCATGTTACTTACCAAGAGTGTGAATATAGCAATAATTTCACATATTATAATGTAATGCATAATATTTCCATACTTTTCTTGGTATTTATTAGTACCTTTTCTGTGTAGAATTTCTTATACACGAGGAATTACAGTAAAATTATTGTTCATTTAGAAAGATAataatttatcaagtttatGGGAACCATTTATTTTCCGGGCAAAAAGTTTTGAGATGAGTAGACTAGTGTATGAATAAAAAGACTGTTGCCGGTGGCTGTTAGCATTTTAGAGCATCCGAAATTCACCCAACTCTGTATTTAGAATTGCCTTGTACCTTACTTGTTTCTATCTTTGTATCAAGATAATGATGACTTGTTTCCAGGTCCACAAATCAATGGGCTCAAATTGCATTTGttcactatattttattttatatattctgctCAAGTGATCTGGAATAAACCTGGAGGACATACTTGCACTGTGTTTTTTAGCAACACAGACTACAAAGAGAATGCAGAAGAGATTGGCCTTTGCCTGTAATGGCTCAAAAATCATCTACACTGTAGCAGTGTAAAACCAAACAACTATACTTTTATACttttacatatatacacactatCTGCCTCTTAACTTTCAATCTTCTCAAAACTTGTGTCATCTGCTTCATACATTCCAGGGGCTGTGCATCGTCTCCAGGAGAAAATTCGCCACCAAATTAGTTATGTGACCTGCATTCTACTGCTTGCGCGGCAACGCCTTCAATTCTAACCTTTGTACATTTGCGAATTGAGAAAATTGATTTACATAGAAGACATAAACTAAGTACTAGCTACAAGCTTAGTGCATACTATTCCACGACTTCTTTTGGCCAGATTCGCTTCCACATTGATATCTCGTCTTTATCATTAATCTTTCTGATGCCACCGTAGAAGCCATATGTTTCATCTCCTATTTCGCTGTGATGCTTCCTATCTATAACTGTTTCTCTCCATCGGGAGCCTGGTGTGTACTGCTTGAACTCCAGTATGACTGTGTCTGTCAGTGGACATGTTACGTGTGTTAAATATGGCACTTACAGGATTAACAAAGACAAAAACCAtacaaggaaaaaaaaatgagCAGGGATAGCCCGTGGCAAAAGCTAGTCATAATGTTTTGTTAAGTAAAATAACAGTGTCTCGAGTCTTTGGCATGTGCCTTGAGCACAAAACCAGACAACAAGGAAAACAGGAACATAAATTTTGCTGATAAACAAGGCTGAAATTTAAGTGAAAACAAGGATCTGGACACATAGCTTCTAGCTAATGTCTCAAACTTTTTCCaatttaaattgtgttttacTTAGAGATCACTGATAAAGTAACTAAAAATAGATGAATTATATCTGCTTACCAGAACTATGACACTGGCAATGAAGTTTACATCCATCACACGATCCCAGGTGGCCAACAATTCCATACCACCAACCTGCAATTTTACAGGCATGTTTGTTATTCCATTCTTCCCGACAAAAAAACTGGTTCAATAATTCTTTAAATTGGACTAAAGTAGTTCACAATTGTTACCATAGGGAAAATCCTTGTTTCTTCTCCACTGAATCTCTATGTGATCTCCTGGTTGTAACTCGTCTAAACAATCTGAGTGATGAAGATCGTGTGCAGGAGTTTTAACCGTTGATGCTCTTATCCTATCCCAATTTATATCATGTTCCATTGTTGCTCTACCTTGAGCAGCGAACCTGCaacacaaaatttaatttaacaatCAGATATATAGCCCCGGGAATCTTCAAAATTGTTCTAATAGTAGTAATAATACTGCTAAAACAGTTTCCTTTTATCCAACAGCATAAAGAGTGAACAATTTTTCTTATGTGGATTCATCTTTTGAGGTTCTTACAACACAGATGAAATGGCTTTAACAATTACAAATTTGTGTACCTTGCCCTGAAGTTGTCCGACCGACAATCATAGCTAAGTTCAGCATCATAACATGACAGCATAAACCCAACATTCCCATTCTGCAGTTAACAAAATAGATTGGCTCTCTACTGTTAGTCCATCATCTTAACACAAAAACGATACGAAACTGGAATTTCAGAACATAGTATTATCAAAAATTACCTCTCGGTTAACAACTTGACCTGGGAACCAGTACTTGCCAGTCTCAAGAGATAGATACCATGACATTATAGACTCCAATGGCAGAGTAGTTCTCTGCTTCCTCCTACTATTTAAcccaaaaaaccgaaaaatccCAACCTTATCCGCGCAATCTGAGAGAGCTTGTTTCTTTCTCAAAGCAATGCTACATTTCCATTCTCTACATGCAATATCACCAATAATTCTACCCCATTTGTGATTGAAGTGCCTCTCCCAAAAATAATCATCTACACACACATTCCTCAAAGAAGTGCATACACATGCCATACTGCTCAACTCTGCTGGTGAAAGCTTCTCAAGAATACAATCCAATGCCAAATCAGGCAAATCTAGTAAAGATGTTTCTCTTTCAATCTCTGCCATCTTTGCTTTAGAACTAAAGGTAGGAACTTTAAAGAATGTAATGTGAATTCTTCTTCTTTTGAAccaagaatttgaaaacaaagagAGTGCTTCAAAGATCCAAGGTAACAAAAGTGTTCTCAACTCATTCTTCATTTCCATGAATGAGTTAAGAAAGGAGATATGAGAGACCATGATGATATAAAAGCAAGATATAAGCAAGAAAAGCATTAAATTTGGGAGCTTTCAGAATGGTGTTGGAGAAAGATCTTAGAGTCTAACCTTAACTAATTAAGGTGGTAATGGTGATTAAAGCAATATATATAGAGTGGAGAAAAATAATGACTTTATGGTGAAGACAAAGGAAGATATATTGAGTGATTGAGAGAAGGTTGAGAATTTAATATTGCAGTGAAATTTGGCGGAGTAGACGAGCATTTAAAAGAGGGACCTGAAATATATAGACATTGCATGTGACAAAGCTTTCACTCTTGGTAAATACAACATCAAACTTTGATGAAAACAAAGCATTTATCTTGGAATTTAGATACtactattaaaatattaaatgggATTAAGGTAAACAAAATTGCCCTGAAAATGATCAAAGATCATATGAATTAGGTGAATGAAGATAGTAACTTAAAGAAAGAAGAAATGGATGAGCCCCCACCTAATGGATGGCCAAAACCATATCTGTACATATGATAGTCAGAGCAGAAAAGAGACTATTACTGCTTACCAGTTTACCAGTAATAAGATCACCAAGAAACATAAATGTTAAAAGATCAAAACAAAAGCTAAGAGGATGAAATATGAATAGTGATCGAAGATGGTTGAAATAGAactttgaaatttataataatcagaTAGTTTGTAGCTAAGAATATGAGTTGTTGAGTCCATCGGCCGAGTTTACTTTACCCTCACACGTATTTCTAATTCTTTTGAccgtataattaaaattattatttttttaatttttatttgataaaaatatatgatttgatattataatttaaagaaaggaaattttaaaaataataatttcaattatacGATAAAAAGACTTAGAAatgtgagaaaaaaaaaatcaccgaGGGAGTGTGGTCGGTTAACCAGTTGTCCCGTTGAAGAAAAAACACTAAATATAGTTGGGAAAATGATCAAGTAAAAAGAAGATAGGTGGATGGTGGCCACAAATGTGCCCAACTGCCAACAAACTTTGGTAACAGATATTACAATGAAATTTAAGCCAGGAAAAGTCCCACCCTCTTaattattcttctttttttgttaCTACTACTTGTGTTACAGATCATCTCAATGTGCCCTTGTGACCCTGTCTTTGACTTGAACCACGCATATTCTGCATGACCTAGTAGTTGATTTTAACTAAGACCTTTCTTGTGAACATTTCTCCATAATTCTTCAAGCGATGGCCTTTCTTTTCTATAGTCACTGCTTTGTGTCTGTGATTAAACTTTCAGAATTTATATGCAGTTCACATCAAACTGTTTTTTCACCGATATCTTGTGTTTCATCGATTCTGTCCGCttattaaaaaagtaaatttaggAACTgtgcatataatataaaattatttaaaaaaatctgaaaatgctgattttattcactatttaaaaaataaggCTAAGAATTAGGCTAATAAAAGTATGTCTTCTCGAATGTGAATAACCTGACTGAAGAGACTAATTCAAATTCAACACTTAGGTAACCTAAGCAAAACATTCCCGTGGCAGAAGTCATTATTAACAAAACGATAAAATTTAGCATATGTAATTCAAAACAAATGGAGAGGAAAGAAAAAAGACTTTTGTTTGAAGGAATTGGTTGACATTCCGTGTACATGTAAGTTTCTTGTATCGGTATGTATTGTAATTAGCTTAACTACCATGTATCTAATATGTAGTGTAGTTAACTTCTAAGCATCGAGCAAACAACAATTGAAAACGACCAGCAActaattatattacttttttattaCATGCTATGTTTTATTACAGTACTGAGTATTCTCTCCTTGTCAACATGTCTATTCTCCATCATTCTTGAAGTTGTAAGAAGGGAGGAATAATACAAAGAGAGTACAATCAAACCTGTCATTGTGAAGCACAGACCTACATaataatgaatatatttttttgtaaaaaatttatcaCAAATAATACAGGAAAAAGTATCTCCCTTGTCCTTGTACTCCAGGATATTGCACCTCCTGTATAGGAAAAAGTATAATCGAGAGGTCCGGTCAATAGGCAGATACTTGATGGCATTTAAAAGGGCAAATATCGGATGCCATTTGAAAAGGATATGTATCATACATTGAGGCAAGTAAATGCAGCATTCTTTTGCTGGTGGACATTAATGAAGCGGGTTTCTTGCTTGTTTATGTATTAACTGTCGACTAACTGGTAAGTATACTACATGGCCCAACCATAGTAGACACTCACCTGGCTTACCTGGCACTTCCAAGATAAGTAGTAAACTCCCATTTTCCTGGAATAATTTTCGTGTGCAAGAACAGTACAAAAACAAAACGTCTGCAGTTACGCAACTGAAATCCCTGTCAACATTGCCTCTGTCGCCCACAAGTGGGATTGTGAGATGTATATATACTTAACTAACGCAAACCGTAAATCATTGTGGATCAAAAGGAACATACTTGCATTTATTAGACAAATATACCAGCAATATCTTCCACTCTCCGCGGGTAGGTCCTCAAAGACCACGGCAAATTGAACAGCCATCTCTTTGCGACTTTGACGCAGCCCTGGAGTATATCGTGTCTCTAACACCAATGAAAAGGCTGCTGCTTCTCCACTTGGATGATGATTGATGCATGCTATCCTGGCTGACAGGTTTGTCTTCCAAGTCTAAGCCGCCCTTCACACCCTACAATTGGTCATATGTACCAAGGCAACATCAGGCTTAAAAGCGTGTTTACAGACAGGGAGAAGGACATCAATTTTAATAGACCAAGGACAAAAGGCGTAGGGCgtccataaaaaattatttaaaaactaaaatgttAAGAAACTTCGGAATGAGAAGACATAGATGGATAATGCACTATTTAGCAGCAAATACAAAGAACCTTGCCTGCTTGAATATTGTATCTGCTGAGCCACTAAAGGCAGACAGGTAAACAGGGCAGCAGAAAGAAAGAAGCTTTGGTAATTGAGGGATGAACAATCTctaccatttttttttataatttaagcgGTAAATCATAAATTAGCAATAGCCAGCTAAAAGCGGAGCCGGAGCTAGACAAGAGAGCACCAGCAGCAAGCATCATCGCTAACGAAAAACATCAGTAtcctcaaaaaattaaaaacatcacGCTCACCACTAAAAAAAGGATTCTAAAAGCACTTATATGAACATTGCTACTCATAGCTACAAAGGGATTATACGGATTATTCTGTTGTTCCGACGTCAATAAATCAATATACGTGCATATTAAAACCTACTCTGGTTAATAATTAGGGATACATGTGAACAGACTATGAAGAGGAAACTAATCTTACCAGTTTATGAAAGCTTAACCAGGTGGCTTGAATCTGTTCAATGAATATTTATGCAACTAAACTACTTCATTATCACTCTCAATGGTAGTGAATATTAATGCAAATTAGTTACTTCATTATCCATCTTTCTGGCTTATAAAATTACCGtgtttataatttaatcttGTAATATGCAGCATCCATTCTAACAAGTATGCTTATTTCTGCTACTTTCCGTCATCAGAACTACTGCTACTCTAGCATAACAATCACGGGTCACCCCATAGGTCTCACTCACATATTATTAAGATGAATCTCGTTCTACTAACGTTCAGTTACGGAAGGTTAACTATAGAGTCAACCATATGCAAGAGATACATTCTAATCCTTGACGATTTAAAGTATACCAGTTTTTAGTGTTCAGTCTTGATATAGATTGTATAGACTCCCTTATGTGAGACCTTAGGCTATATGATGATCAACTGGTAGCTAAACACGTTGGCGAAGCCCTCAGCTAATCGCAATTgtaaaattttggtcaattaaACAAAAGCCTAATTTtctcatttcaaaaaaaaaaaaacaaaaaaaaaaacctaattTCACTTCAATCAGCTTaaatcagatgtttaaacaGTCCATATCTCAATATAATTTCCCAATGTAATATCCCTAAATAGGCATATAAGAGCACAAAGTAAACAGCAAACAATTTGACACTATGAATTTGCAATTATGGAGGGTAACTACGCGGTGATTATGAATAGAAGTATATAAAAACTCTGTAATTAGAACAGGGGATTAATCATTCCAGGCAAATATATCAATAAATACAATACTGTACGGGTAAAGAGAATTAAAAAAACAGATGTGACTAAACACCTTATTGAATCCACAACCATGCCCATGCCCATGCCCATCCTCTGTATCTGGGTCGCTCGGTGAAATGAAGCTCACATTAGTTGTGTCATGTGTGCACGTCGCTGGACTCGGGTCTGTTCCCAGCGTTCTATCAGTTTTTTTTATAACGCTGGTTTATAACGAAGGGTCCAGGTCCCCAGCAATCGGTTGCTGGGGGACCTGTAACCAACACACGGCGTTTGAGCCGTCCGATGGCCCAACCAAGGGCCACGATTTAAAAaccgtccagcgcttttttaccGCTGGACGAGTGACTATTTTTTAcacgtccagcgctaaaaaaacgCTGGAggagtttgatattttcacttgtccagcgctaaaaaagcgctggaaacACAGAGAAATGATCATATACCCGCGTACTTAGGTCACTTTAGGTTAGTGTTAGAAAAAATATCAAGGAGCTTAAAAATTTGGAGAGTGCATAATCTAGTTGTGGTAAGTGCATAATCTTTGGAGCTAAAGAAGCAAGTGCATACTCAAGATTGTGGTaatttctaactctaatctagTTGTTTGTTTGCTTCGTTTGTGTTGTTGTTGTTATGGCGGATTCTTTGTTCGAGGATTTTGTTCCAAGAAAAAGAGTAAAAAAAGTTGATAATAAGGATTACGTAGATGTAGATGATGTTGTTAAGGTTGATAGTGTTGTAGATCGTGTGTTTATTGATTtaaaagatgatgaaaatgttgaTGATAAAGAATATGTTAGTGTTGATGAAGATTGTATTGATGATCGAAATGTTGTTAGTAGTGATGATGAGGTTGATGAGAACGTAGAGAGTGATGATAAAGGAGTggataa
This genomic window contains:
- the LOC108225583 gene encoding F-box protein At2g26850, whose translation is MLFLLISCFYIIMVSHISFLNSFMEMKNELRTLLLPWIFEALSLFSNSWFKRRRIHITFFKVPTFSSKAKMAEIERETSLLDLPDLALDCILEKLSPAELSSMACVCTSLRNVCVDDYFWERHFNHKWGRIIGDIACREWKCSIALRKKQALSDCADKVGIFRFFGLNSRRKQRTTLPLESIMSWYLSLETGKYWFPGQVVNRENGNVGFMLSCYDAELSYDCRSDNFRARFAAQGRATMEHDINWDRIRASTVKTPAHDLHHSDCLDELQPGDHIEIQWRRNKDFPYGWWYGIVGHLGSCDGCKLHCQCHSSDTVILEFKQYTPGSRWRETVIDRKHHSEIGDETYGFYGGIRKINDKDEISMWKRIWPKEVVE